A genome region from Solanum pennellii chromosome 12, SPENNV200 includes the following:
- the LOC107007528 gene encoding adenosylhomocysteinase, which yields MALIVEKTTSGREYKVKDMSQADFGRLEIELAEVEMPGLMACRTEFGPSQPFKGAKITGSLHMTIQTAVLIETLTALGAEVRWCSCNIFSTQDHAAAATARDSAAVFAWKGETLQEYWWCTERALDWGPGGGPDLIVDDGGDATLLIHEGVKAEEEYAKTGKFPDPNSTDNVEFQLVLTIIKDGLKSDPLKYTKMKERLVGVSEETTTGVKRLYQMQANGTLLFPAINVNDSVTKSKFDNLYGCRHSLPDGLMRATDVMIAGKVALIAGYGDVGKGCAAAMKQAGARVIVTEIDPICALQATMEGLQVLPLEDVVSEIDIFVTTTGNKDIIMVDHMRKMKNNAIVCNIGHFDNEIDMLGLETYPGVKRITIKPQTDRWVFPDTKSGIIVLAEGRLMNLGCATGHPSFVMSCSFTNQVIAQLELWKEKASGKYEKKVYVLPKHLDEKVAALHLGQLGVKLTKLSKDQADYISVPVEGPYKPAHYRY from the exons ATGGCGTTAATCGTCGAGAAAACCACCTCCGGCCGCGAGTACAAGGTCAAGGACATGTCCCAGGCCGATTTTGGCCGCCTCGAAATCGAGCTAGCTGAAGTTGAAATGCCTGGTTTAATGGCTTGTCGTACTGAATTTGGTCCATCACAGCCATTCAAAGGTGCAAAAATCACCGGAAGTCTACATATGACGATCCAAACCGCTGTCTTAATCGAAACCCTCACCGCATTGGGTGCTGAAGTTCGATGGTGTTCCTGCAACATTTTCTCAACTCAAGATCACGCGGCAGCTGCTACAGCGCGTGACAGCGCTGCAGTTTTCGCGTGGAAAGGGGAAACATTGCAGGAGTATTGGTGGTGTACGGAGAGAGCACTTGATTGGGGTCCAGGTGGTGGACCCGATCTGATTGTTGATGATGGTGGTGATGCTACATTATTGATTCATGAAGGTGTTAAAGCCGAAGAAGAATACGCGAAAACTGGTAAATTTCCAGATCCTAATTCTACTGATAATGTTGAATTTCAGCTTGTGCTTACGATTATTAAGGACGGATTGAAAAGCGATCCATTGAAGTATACGAAGATGAAGGAGAGACTTGTTGGTGTTTCTGAAGAAACTACTACTGGTGTTAAGAGATTGTATCAGATGCAGGCTAATGGAACTTTGCTTTTCCCTGCCATTAACGTTAATGACTCTGTCACCAAGAGCAAG TTTGACAACTTGTATGGATGTCGCCACTCACTGCCCGATGGACTCATGAGGGCTACTGATGTTATGATTGCGGGAAAGGTGGCCCTTATTGCCGGTTATGGTGATGTTGGCAAAGGTTGTGCTGCTGCAATGAAGCAAGCAGGTGCGCGTGTGATTGTGACTGAGATTGACCCAATCTGTGCTCTCCAGGCTACTATGGAAGGTCTACAGGTTCTTCCTCTCGAGGATGTTGTTTCCGAAATTGATATCTTTGTTACAACAACTGGTAACAAGGATATCATCATGGTTGACCAcatgaggaagatgaagaacaATGCCATTGTCTGCAATATTGGTCACTTTGACAATGAAATCGACATGCTTGGTCTTGAGACCTACCCTGGAGTGAAGAGAATCACAATCAAGCCTCAAACCGACAGATGGGTTTTTCCCGACACTAAGAGTGGCATCATTGTCTTAGCTGAGGGTCGTCTCATGAACTTGGGATGCGCTACTGGACACCCTAGTTTTGTCATGTCGTGCTCTTTCACTAACCAAGTCATTGCTCAGCTTGAGTTGTGGAAGGAGAAGGCAAGTGGCAAGTATGAGAAGAAGGTGTACGTCTTGCCAAAGCACCTCGATGAGAAGGTTGCTGCCCTTCATCTCGGACAGCTCGGAGTCAAGCTCACTAAGCTCTCTAAGGATCAAGCTGATTACATTAGTGTACCAGTTGAGGGTCCTTACAAGCCTGCTCACTACAGGTACTAA